A window of Solanum stenotomum isolate F172 chromosome 3, ASM1918654v1, whole genome shotgun sequence contains these coding sequences:
- the LOC125860087 gene encoding basic leucine zipper 43-like, with protein sequence MESTNVTEFYYNPPQYNYTPTFHDQSINRIPSPLYHLQIGPPIQELNSQSTYFNGNNSTCDEIDELINERKKRRMISNRESARRSRMRKQKHLNELWAQVNCLRNENHLLLNKLNHVSKGHDQALEENAQLKEETAGLRQMVTNMQLMNGPNYPSLKDLQLDNDEPCNGSSQNE encoded by the exons ATGGAATCCACTAATGTCACAGAATTCTATTATAACCCACCTCAATATAATTACACACCCACATTTCATGATCAGTCCATTAATAGAATCCCTAGTCCCTTGTATCACCTTCAAATTGGTCCTCcaattcaagaactcaattcaCAATCAACTTATTTCAATGGTAACAATTCAACGTGTGATGAAATTGATGAGCTAATTAatgaaaggaaaaagagaagaatgATATCTAATAGAGAGTCCGCAAGGCGTTCGCGCATGCGCAAGCAAAAACACTTGAACGAACTATGGGCACAG GTTAATTGCCTGCGGAACGAGAATCACCTACTCCTGAACAAACTTAATCATGTCTCAAAAGGCCATGACCAAGCACTTGAAGAAAATgctcaactcaaagaagaaACTGCTGGACTTCGTCAAATGGTTACTAACATGCAGCTCATGAATGGTCCTAATTATCCTTCTCTAAAAGATCTTCAACTTGACAATGATGAACCTTGTAATGGTTCATCTCAAAATGAATAG